From one Rhopalosiphum padi isolate XX-2018 chromosome 2, ASM2088224v1, whole genome shotgun sequence genomic stretch:
- the LOC132923094 gene encoding uncharacterized protein LOC132923094 isoform X1, giving the protein MMPNLPPFFNGKISGVLTLSVLDISWYNNSVKNTYVQFEWTGCQEKQKLLTSKYSKITYDIRTSYKSFLHYLSTCTLRCSVKSHENKTLAYATMKNVSIEQDNQLIKALPLMNNEKIVGTLKLCFNVQTFNDTSFDHDIKILKQFGIQDKTKNNEEFYYSEIFKHRKNVRVRPISSSSLRSNKSKEELTSDYLMGKNMDPDEEEEALNTLRIMPNNSAESLVSAAEKIGIYSPPQSPLHIQGSTKIMAVKNPGIKNMKKSCEKLNQSEFKTDFSKKLHKAPVPKDDVHLHLSILSINVYRTVKSLQNSKYTNSTYIVQCLKDQEPYKLLRFMTKHVDHNVVKFKNVTQSSRLEGSTVKGVTIKVYVRLLSERCPIVLGETKQMLDWTGFSTTFNVPRFIKVPLWNNDKITGHLSLSYEFSRTPTIQKYENSFSENQEENIIDNIEHKTQQNKLIEISNPVGTTNKKNVEDYKDTILYQTKDQMYMYNRLYPESIENNFENELPLNEFSKIESTKVTKEKEIQTNFEVRQLNKSVQTQIKTFNVAIQVNSDELEDPLDKLDNCDIHNIFRCTHEFTFNIEKKCDSRFNYVTYQFPECVTNNIGKVVSCCRTFRTFGNTNFLHLIILPTTIPLETYFYNNYKKAAIVLNLYKNNDDSPEKVSLLISHLIDMANTFKTSHIAKNIIINNNLSIPELSNNNVKVQIHYKRVYHSFPSPEQKLKNSSDSSYKTLKKNSKIIVDLTESDSEDTINKTYTLIKHNDRLIDLTTESSTQTDPIPVKISHNSITQTENDLLPDCIIIDDDIISTKNETENVMSTDIIDIVKNQPNCTNTKIIQDTTIANGKLYNSDFFKAKVMIIEGFNLPTVKLSGDTIPTAPTTYIIMEDYGESNLSTSSVVQQTNPVWNSEWTVVIPRNNLIEGKWLILGLWCKKYKNEYAGHDPKRDIRLGFILIDLSALENDLNDEACGLYDVISETEEHRGKIKVAIEQFNSIDPCINNNCMSQPRNERNIIQTKNKSKSQKSNDDLIYEMMGKMQIEDNFLTETRNPSNPVAVKDEKCIQCIDITEDSLQKFSKTPLKNTTAKSSTNDCFYNNDNVFDNMGTISSVTSWTSSSDDILCSNNSQIVNNILNNKTKMNRIKQIIRG; this is encoded by the exons atgatGCCGAATTTGCCCCCCTTTTTTAATGGAAAGATTAGTGGTGTTTTAACTTTGTCTGTGTTAGATATATCatggtataataatagtgtaaaaaaTACCTATGTACAATTCGAATGGACTGGATGtcaagaaaaacaaaaactcTT aacaTCTAAATATTCTAAGATTACTTATGATATTCGAACTAGttacaaatcatttttacattACCTATCAACATGCACATTAAGATGTTCAGTTAAAAGTCATGAAAATAAAACGTTAGCTTATGCGACTATGAAAAACGTATCAATAGAACAAGATAACCAGCTGATAAAAGCCTTACcactaatgaataatgaaaaaatagtcGGTActctaaaattatgttttaatgtacAAACATTCAATGATACATCATTTGACCatgacataaaaattttaaaacaatttggaATTCaagataaaactaaaaataacgaagaattttattattctgaaatatttaaacacagAAAAAATGTAAGAGTAAGGCCTATAAGTTCTTCATCATTAAGATCTAATAAAAGTAAAGAAGAACTAACTAGTGATTATTTAATgg GAAAAAATATGGATCCTGATGAAGAAGAAGAGGCTCTCAATACATTAAGAATAATGCCAAATAATTCTGCTGAAAGTTTAGTTAGTGCAGCCGAAAAAATTGGTATTTATTCACCACCCCAGTCGCCATTACACATTCAA GGCTCTACCAAAATTATGGCAGTCAAAAACCCTGGCATTAAAAACATGAAGAAATCTTGTGAAAAATTAAACCAAAGTGAATTCAAAACAGACTTctctaaaaaattacataaag cgccTGTGCCAAAAGATGATGTACATTTACATTTATCAATCCTATCAATTAATGTTTATCGCACAGTTAAGTCCCTTCAAAATAGTAAgt atactaaCAGCACGTATATTGTACAATGTCTTAAAGATCAAGaaccatataaattattgagattCATGACAAAACATGTTGATCATAAtg ttgtgaaatttaaaaatgtcactcAGTCATCACGTTTAGAAGGCAGTACAGTTAAAGGTGTCACTATTAAAGTTTATGTGCGACTTCTTAGCGAACGCTGCCCTATAGTTCTAGGTGAAACAAAACAAATGTTAGATTGGACTGGATTTTCAACTACTTTCAATGTTCCACGATTTATTAAAGTTCCTCTAtggaataatgataaaattaccgGACACTTGTCTTTGTCATATGAATTTTCCAGAACACCTACAatccaaaaatatgaaaatagtttttctgAAAATcaagaagaaaatataattgacaatATAGAGCATAAAACCCAACAGAATAAACTTATTGAAATTTCTAATCCAGTTGgtactacaaataaaaaaaatgtagaagatTATAAAGATACCATTTTATATCAAACAAAAGAccaaatgtatatgtataatagactATATCCTGAAAGTATtgagaataattttgaaaatgaactaccATTgaatgaattttcaaaaatagaatCAACCAAGGTaacaaaagaaaaagaaattcaaACTAACTTTGAAGTTCGTCAATTAAACAAATCTGtgcaaacacaaataaaaactttCAATGTTGCAATACAAGTAAATAGTGATGAATTAGAAGATCCTTTGGACAAATTAGATAATTGCGATATACACAACATATTTCGATGCACTcatgaattcacatttaatattgaaaaaaaatgtgattcaaGATTCAATTATGTAACATATCAATTTCCAGAGTGTGTTACTAATAATATTGGAAAAG TGGTCTCCTGTTGTCGAACATTCAGAACTTTTGGTAACACTAATTTTCTACATTTGATTATATTGCCTACAACAATCCCTTtagaaacttatttttataataattataaaaaagcaGCCATTGtattaaatctttataaaaataatgatgattcTCCAGAaaag GTGTCACTTCTAATATCTCATTTAATTGATATGgcgaatacatttaaaacttcGCACATtgccaaaaatataattataaacaataatttatcaatacctgaattatctaataataatgtcaaagTACAAATACATTACAAAAGAGTATACCACTCATTTCCATCCCCTGagcaaaaacttaaaaactcgAGTGATTCATCATAcaagacattaaaaaaaaattcaaaaattattgtgGACTTGACTGAATCAGATTCTGAAGATACTATTAATAAGACATACacattaataaaacacaatGATAGATTAATTGATTTGACTACTGAAAGCAGCACACAAACAGATCCAATACCTGTTAAGATTTCACACAATTCCATAACTCAAACAGAAAATGATTTACTAccagattgtataattattgacgACGACattatttcaactaaaaatGAAACAGAAAATGTAATGAGTACAgatataattgatattgttaaaaatcagccaaattgtacaaatacaaaaattatacaagACACAACAATTGCTAatggaaaattatataatagtgatttttttaaagCTAAAGTGATGATTATTGAAGGGTTTAATTTACCGACAGTAAAACTAAGTGGTGATACCATACCTACAGCTCCAACTACATACATAATCATGGAAGATTATGGCGAAAGTAATTTATCAACGTCATCTGTTGTACAGCAGACAAACCCCGTTTGGAATAGTGAATGGACTGTGGTTATACCCaggaataatttaattgaa gGAAAATGGCTGATATTAGGGTTGTGGTGTAAgaagtataaaaatgaatatgcaGGGCATGATCCAAAACGAGACATAAGActtggatttattttaatagatttatctGCACTTGAAAATGATCTCAATGATGAAGCTTGTGGATTGTACGATGTCATTAGTGAAACTGAAGAACACCGtggaaaaattaaa gTTGCAATAGAACAATTTAATAGTATTGAtccttgtataaataataattgtatgtccCAACCAAGAAATGaaagaaatattattcaaaccaAAAACAAAAGTAAAAGCCAAAAATCAAATGACGATCTTAT atATGAAATGATGGGGAAAATGCAAATTGAAGATAATTTTCTTACGGAAACAAGAAATCCCAGTAACCCTGTTGCAGTTAAagatgaaaaatgtattcaatgcATAGATATTACTGAGGATTCCCTCCAAAAGTTCAGCAAGACTCCTTTGAAGAATACAACTGCTAAATCCAGTACAaatgattgtttttataataacgataatgtaTTTGACAATATGGGAACTATAAGTTCTGTTACATCTTGGACAAGTTCTTcagatgatatattatgttcaaataattCTCAG ATTGTGAACAATATTCTAAATAACAAAACCAAAATGAAtcgaataaaacaaattattcgaGGTTAA
- the LOC132922615 gene encoding pre-rRNA-processing protein TSR2 homolog, which yields MSIFILNHDTDFEHIIGVLFNNWTALKLAVEHGMGGSSAIMQSKIRDLIKHVHDSLLKSGVNMCWTMISDIIEDTMDFGFDVVLEDASAEELSKHICELYCIWNQSLDGRQKVIDELKSLPIVIPIQINPVKPIREKQKSDDSSSSSEESEPCEDGWTVVKHK from the exons atgtcaatatttatattaaaccacGACACGGATTTCGAGCACATAATTGGCGTGCTGTTCAACAATTGGACCGcacttaaa TTGGCTGTTGAACATGGCATGGGAGGATCGTCTGCAATAATGCAATCCAAAATCAGGGATTTGATAAAGCACGTACACGACAGTCTTCTGAAATCTG gTGTCAACATGTGTTGGACAATGATATCTGATATTATTGAAGACACAATGGATTTCGGGTTTGATGTTGTGCTTGAAGATGCATCTGCTGAGGAATTAAGTAAACATATTTGTGAACTCTATTGTATTTGGAATCAGTCATTAGACGGCCGACAAAAAGTTATAGATGAACTTAAAAGTTTACCAATAGTAATTCCTATTCAAATTAATCCAGTAAAACCAATACGTGAAAAACAAAAG agtgATGATTCATCTTCGTCTAGCGAAGAGTCTGAACCATGTGAAGATGGATGGACAGTGgtgaaacataaataa
- the LOC132923094 gene encoding uncharacterized protein LOC132923094 isoform X2, which produces MMPNLPPFFNGKISGVLTLSVLDISWYNNSVKNTYVQFEWTGCQEKQKLLTSKYSKITYDIRTSYKSFLHYLSTCTLRCSVKSHENKTLAYATMKNVSIEQDNQLIKALPLMNNEKIVGTLKLCFNVQTFNDTSFDHDIKILKQFGIQDKTKNNEEFYYSEIFKHRKNVRVRPISSSSLRSNKSKEELTSDYLMGKNMDPDEEEEALNTLRIMPNNSAESLVSAAEKIGIYSPPQSPLHIQGSTKIMAVKNPGIKNMKKSCEKLNQSEFKTDFSKKLHKAPVPKDDVHLHLSILSINVYRTVKSLQNNTNSTYIVQCLKDQEPYKLLRFMTKHVDHNVVKFKNVTQSSRLEGSTVKGVTIKVYVRLLSERCPIVLGETKQMLDWTGFSTTFNVPRFIKVPLWNNDKITGHLSLSYEFSRTPTIQKYENSFSENQEENIIDNIEHKTQQNKLIEISNPVGTTNKKNVEDYKDTILYQTKDQMYMYNRLYPESIENNFENELPLNEFSKIESTKVTKEKEIQTNFEVRQLNKSVQTQIKTFNVAIQVNSDELEDPLDKLDNCDIHNIFRCTHEFTFNIEKKCDSRFNYVTYQFPECVTNNIGKVVSCCRTFRTFGNTNFLHLIILPTTIPLETYFYNNYKKAAIVLNLYKNNDDSPEKVSLLISHLIDMANTFKTSHIAKNIIINNNLSIPELSNNNVKVQIHYKRVYHSFPSPEQKLKNSSDSSYKTLKKNSKIIVDLTESDSEDTINKTYTLIKHNDRLIDLTTESSTQTDPIPVKISHNSITQTENDLLPDCIIIDDDIISTKNETENVMSTDIIDIVKNQPNCTNTKIIQDTTIANGKLYNSDFFKAKVMIIEGFNLPTVKLSGDTIPTAPTTYIIMEDYGESNLSTSSVVQQTNPVWNSEWTVVIPRNNLIEGKWLILGLWCKKYKNEYAGHDPKRDIRLGFILIDLSALENDLNDEACGLYDVISETEEHRGKIKVAIEQFNSIDPCINNNCMSQPRNERNIIQTKNKSKSQKSNDDLIYEMMGKMQIEDNFLTETRNPSNPVAVKDEKCIQCIDITEDSLQKFSKTPLKNTTAKSSTNDCFYNNDNVFDNMGTISSVTSWTSSSDDILCSNNSQIVNNILNNKTKMNRIKQIIRG; this is translated from the exons atgatGCCGAATTTGCCCCCCTTTTTTAATGGAAAGATTAGTGGTGTTTTAACTTTGTCTGTGTTAGATATATCatggtataataatagtgtaaaaaaTACCTATGTACAATTCGAATGGACTGGATGtcaagaaaaacaaaaactcTT aacaTCTAAATATTCTAAGATTACTTATGATATTCGAACTAGttacaaatcatttttacattACCTATCAACATGCACATTAAGATGTTCAGTTAAAAGTCATGAAAATAAAACGTTAGCTTATGCGACTATGAAAAACGTATCAATAGAACAAGATAACCAGCTGATAAAAGCCTTACcactaatgaataatgaaaaaatagtcGGTActctaaaattatgttttaatgtacAAACATTCAATGATACATCATTTGACCatgacataaaaattttaaaacaatttggaATTCaagataaaactaaaaataacgaagaattttattattctgaaatatttaaacacagAAAAAATGTAAGAGTAAGGCCTATAAGTTCTTCATCATTAAGATCTAATAAAAGTAAAGAAGAACTAACTAGTGATTATTTAATgg GAAAAAATATGGATCCTGATGAAGAAGAAGAGGCTCTCAATACATTAAGAATAATGCCAAATAATTCTGCTGAAAGTTTAGTTAGTGCAGCCGAAAAAATTGGTATTTATTCACCACCCCAGTCGCCATTACACATTCAA GGCTCTACCAAAATTATGGCAGTCAAAAACCCTGGCATTAAAAACATGAAGAAATCTTGTGAAAAATTAAACCAAAGTGAATTCAAAACAGACTTctctaaaaaattacataaag cgccTGTGCCAAAAGATGATGTACATTTACATTTATCAATCCTATCAATTAATGTTTATCGCACAGTTAAGTCCCTTCAAAATA atactaaCAGCACGTATATTGTACAATGTCTTAAAGATCAAGaaccatataaattattgagattCATGACAAAACATGTTGATCATAAtg ttgtgaaatttaaaaatgtcactcAGTCATCACGTTTAGAAGGCAGTACAGTTAAAGGTGTCACTATTAAAGTTTATGTGCGACTTCTTAGCGAACGCTGCCCTATAGTTCTAGGTGAAACAAAACAAATGTTAGATTGGACTGGATTTTCAACTACTTTCAATGTTCCACGATTTATTAAAGTTCCTCTAtggaataatgataaaattaccgGACACTTGTCTTTGTCATATGAATTTTCCAGAACACCTACAatccaaaaatatgaaaatagtttttctgAAAATcaagaagaaaatataattgacaatATAGAGCATAAAACCCAACAGAATAAACTTATTGAAATTTCTAATCCAGTTGgtactacaaataaaaaaaatgtagaagatTATAAAGATACCATTTTATATCAAACAAAAGAccaaatgtatatgtataatagactATATCCTGAAAGTATtgagaataattttgaaaatgaactaccATTgaatgaattttcaaaaatagaatCAACCAAGGTaacaaaagaaaaagaaattcaaACTAACTTTGAAGTTCGTCAATTAAACAAATCTGtgcaaacacaaataaaaactttCAATGTTGCAATACAAGTAAATAGTGATGAATTAGAAGATCCTTTGGACAAATTAGATAATTGCGATATACACAACATATTTCGATGCACTcatgaattcacatttaatattgaaaaaaaatgtgattcaaGATTCAATTATGTAACATATCAATTTCCAGAGTGTGTTACTAATAATATTGGAAAAG TGGTCTCCTGTTGTCGAACATTCAGAACTTTTGGTAACACTAATTTTCTACATTTGATTATATTGCCTACAACAATCCCTTtagaaacttatttttataataattataaaaaagcaGCCATTGtattaaatctttataaaaataatgatgattcTCCAGAaaag GTGTCACTTCTAATATCTCATTTAATTGATATGgcgaatacatttaaaacttcGCACATtgccaaaaatataattataaacaataatttatcaatacctgaattatctaataataatgtcaaagTACAAATACATTACAAAAGAGTATACCACTCATTTCCATCCCCTGagcaaaaacttaaaaactcgAGTGATTCATCATAcaagacattaaaaaaaaattcaaaaattattgtgGACTTGACTGAATCAGATTCTGAAGATACTATTAATAAGACATACacattaataaaacacaatGATAGATTAATTGATTTGACTACTGAAAGCAGCACACAAACAGATCCAATACCTGTTAAGATTTCACACAATTCCATAACTCAAACAGAAAATGATTTACTAccagattgtataattattgacgACGACattatttcaactaaaaatGAAACAGAAAATGTAATGAGTACAgatataattgatattgttaaaaatcagccaaattgtacaaatacaaaaattatacaagACACAACAATTGCTAatggaaaattatataatagtgatttttttaaagCTAAAGTGATGATTATTGAAGGGTTTAATTTACCGACAGTAAAACTAAGTGGTGATACCATACCTACAGCTCCAACTACATACATAATCATGGAAGATTATGGCGAAAGTAATTTATCAACGTCATCTGTTGTACAGCAGACAAACCCCGTTTGGAATAGTGAATGGACTGTGGTTATACCCaggaataatttaattgaa gGAAAATGGCTGATATTAGGGTTGTGGTGTAAgaagtataaaaatgaatatgcaGGGCATGATCCAAAACGAGACATAAGActtggatttattttaatagatttatctGCACTTGAAAATGATCTCAATGATGAAGCTTGTGGATTGTACGATGTCATTAGTGAAACTGAAGAACACCGtggaaaaattaaa gTTGCAATAGAACAATTTAATAGTATTGAtccttgtataaataataattgtatgtccCAACCAAGAAATGaaagaaatattattcaaaccaAAAACAAAAGTAAAAGCCAAAAATCAAATGACGATCTTAT atATGAAATGATGGGGAAAATGCAAATTGAAGATAATTTTCTTACGGAAACAAGAAATCCCAGTAACCCTGTTGCAGTTAAagatgaaaaatgtattcaatgcATAGATATTACTGAGGATTCCCTCCAAAAGTTCAGCAAGACTCCTTTGAAGAATACAACTGCTAAATCCAGTACAaatgattgtttttataataacgataatgtaTTTGACAATATGGGAACTATAAGTTCTGTTACATCTTGGACAAGTTCTTcagatgatatattatgttcaaataattCTCAG ATTGTGAACAATATTCTAAATAACAAAACCAAAATGAAtcgaataaaacaaattattcgaGGTTAA